The following proteins are encoded in a genomic region of Lusitaniella coriacea LEGE 07157:
- a CDS encoding NblA/ycf18 family protein, producing the protein MFPPTELSLEQQFNIRSFQTQVQSMSQEQAKDFLVKLYEQMLARENMYKAFIKHEWGLDAPSWNQ; encoded by the coding sequence ATGTTTCCACCCACAGAACTATCCCTGGAGCAGCAGTTCAATATCCGTTCGTTCCAAACTCAAGTCCAAAGCATGAGCCAGGAGCAAGCCAAAGACTTTTTGGTTAAGCTCTACGAGCAGATGCTTGCCAGGGAAAATATGTACAAAGCTTTCATCAAGCATGAATGGGGTTTAGATGCTCCCTCTTGGAACCAATAA
- a CDS encoding universal stress protein translates to MFQRCLICTDFSDGLYRLTDFVANLAAGGVRQVVFLHCVPIWDEGEVPRIDQEKIDTAKERFSNALKDVPEGIEVCVEVPSGRPTDAIPEVLKKYDSDVVLTGMPIRSLLQEKIFGSTSLALAKCTSTPIMMLRPQLVSTYTREELALRCEHLWRYLLIPYNDGSSARYLLEQFKEYVQKRPDNSLKQCMLLWVIDEARRKEIPSEYRVKEAQKKLESVKSELEGLGLEVNAEVREGNPFMEIIDVAVEYDISAIATSYVTKGKLLDWTAPSFANEVLRRSWFPVLFFSPKQ, encoded by the coding sequence ATGTTTCAGCGTTGTTTAATCTGCACTGACTTTTCTGACGGTTTATATCGTCTGACAGATTTTGTTGCTAATTTAGCTGCTGGTGGCGTTCGGCAGGTTGTGTTTCTCCATTGCGTTCCCATTTGGGACGAGGGGGAAGTTCCACGCATCGACCAGGAAAAAATTGATACGGCAAAAGAACGATTTTCAAATGCTCTCAAGGACGTTCCCGAAGGAATTGAGGTCTGTGTTGAAGTGCCTTCGGGTCGTCCAACGGATGCTATTCCCGAAGTTCTCAAGAAATACGATAGCGATGTTGTTTTAACGGGAATGCCTATCCGCAGCTTACTTCAGGAAAAGATTTTTGGCAGTACGAGTTTGGCGTTGGCAAAGTGTACCTCAACGCCGATTATGATGCTGCGTCCGCAATTGGTATCGACCTACACTCGCGAAGAATTAGCCTTGCGCTGCGAACACCTCTGGCGTTATTTACTAATTCCCTACAACGACGGTAGCTCGGCTCGCTATTTACTCGAACAGTTTAAAGAATACGTCCAGAAGCGTCCGGATAATTCTCTAAAGCAGTGTATGTTGCTGTGGGTTATCGATGAGGCTCGACGGAAAGAGATTCCTAGCGAATATCGCGTGAAAGAAGCTCAGAAAAAGCTAGAATCCGTGAAATCGGAGCTAGAAGGCTTGGGTTTAGAAGTCAATGCTGAAGTGCGAGAGGGGAATCCTTTTATGGAAATTATTGACGTAGCAGTGGAGTATGATATCAGCGCGATCGCGACCTCTTACGTTACCAAGGGAAAACTCCTTGATTGGACGGCTCCTAGCTTCGCGAACGAAGTGCTGCGTCGGAGTTGGTTTCCCGTACTCTTTTTCTCGCCCAAACAGTAA
- a CDS encoding D-Ala-D-Ala carboxypeptidase family metallohydrolase, with amino-acid sequence MAKLTPDQRNYYYLLEAGRAGIHKPILAALHQAHLSPSLEDGETGLGIMPVGSVSLQRIDTFPEQVQYAANTLRALTDNLARQGWQGSDLWNAEAGRYSDSLMDMVASGYQPGNTEVGVGRLEPSDRAALFQAYQSDMETDYIDKQAPRNLANLDRALLSLMDRIPQYYTGLAHQRDSLLEAVRIWRKLDTLEEARLSLAKDAKIAPEVLSEAQLDVLLKQFMQRLSPYYGGYPHQREALLRLTQLWRTLPSREDAIASLEKDTSPNSGLEFLDPALIHFVEQVPKYYAGAGTQRNSLTEAVRFWRKLDSRSAVMMSFGIDPKILSSSSADQETLRQVASQLDRELLGFIRRIPGAYNEAEHQRESLIRMVQLWRGLATRQLAISALTEDLKRLEREKRKKEVPVVIIPKRPDRWTRSNIILSLPVIPDGSFTWAEATKGGTRMPPNQTTVDAIVRISKLAQRARDRVGRPFIITSWYRPPHINRAVGGAKYSRHIVGDAIDFVCENLTGNQLYWLLDPWWPGGLGRYRSFPNLCHIDARNYRARWRN; translated from the coding sequence ATGGCAAAGTTAACACCAGATCAACGGAACTACTACTATCTCCTCGAAGCAGGGCGAGCTGGCATTCACAAACCCATTTTAGCCGCTCTCCACCAAGCACATTTGTCTCCGTCCCTAGAGGATGGCGAAACGGGTTTGGGGATTATGCCAGTGGGTTCGGTGAGTCTCCAACGAATCGATACCTTTCCCGAACAGGTGCAGTACGCTGCTAATACTTTGCGCGCCCTCACGGACAATCTCGCACGGCAGGGATGGCAAGGATCTGACTTGTGGAATGCTGAGGCGGGGCGTTATAGCGATAGTTTAATGGACATGGTGGCGAGTGGCTATCAACCGGGAAATACAGAGGTTGGGGTGGGTCGTTTGGAACCCAGCGATCGCGCGGCACTCTTCCAAGCCTATCAAAGCGATATGGAAACCGACTATATCGACAAGCAAGCGCCTCGAAACTTAGCCAATTTGGATCGGGCATTGCTATCTTTGATGGATCGGATTCCGCAGTACTATACGGGTTTAGCACACCAACGAGATTCGCTCCTCGAAGCCGTTCGCATTTGGCGCAAGCTCGATACTCTCGAAGAAGCTCGCCTTTCCTTGGCAAAGGATGCAAAAATCGCTCCCGAAGTCCTAAGCGAGGCGCAACTCGATGTGTTGCTCAAGCAATTTATGCAGCGCCTCTCCCCCTACTATGGCGGTTATCCCCATCAACGGGAAGCCTTGCTACGCTTGACGCAACTGTGGCGAACTTTACCATCGCGGGAAGACGCGATCGCGTCCTTAGAAAAAGATACCTCTCCCAATTCCGGACTGGAGTTTCTCGACCCCGCACTGATCCATTTTGTCGAGCAGGTTCCCAAGTATTATGCCGGGGCTGGCACGCAACGTAATTCCCTCACCGAAGCCGTTCGATTTTGGCGCAAACTCGATTCCCGTTCGGCGGTGATGATGTCTTTTGGGATCGACCCGAAAATTCTCAGCAGCAGTAGCGCAGACCAAGAAACCCTGCGCCAAGTCGCCTCCCAACTCGATCGCGAATTACTGGGATTTATTCGTCGCATTCCCGGCGCTTACAACGAAGCCGAACACCAACGAGAGTCGCTGATTCGCATGGTGCAACTCTGGAGGGGTTTAGCCACGCGCCAACTCGCCATTAGCGCCTTGACCGAAGACCTCAAGCGCTTAGAGCGAGAAAAACGCAAAAAAGAAGTGCCTGTGGTGATTATTCCCAAGCGTCCGGATCGCTGGACGAGAAGTAATATTATCCTTTCGCTCCCTGTTATTCCCGATGGGAGCTTTACTTGGGCAGAAGCCACCAAAGGCGGCACTCGAATGCCTCCCAACCAAACGACGGTGGACGCGATCGTCCGAATTTCTAAACTGGCTCAACGGGCGCGCGATCGCGTGGGTCGCCCTTTTATCATCACCAGTTGGTACCGTCCCCCCCACATTAATCGGGCAGTAGGAGGAGCGAAATACAGCCGTCACATCGTCGGGGACGCGATCGATTTTGTCTGCGAAAACCTGACAGGAAATCAACTCTATTGGCTACTCGATCCCTGGTGGCCCGGTGGTTTGGGTCGCTATCGCAGTTTTCCCAACCTCTGTCATATCGACGCAAGGAACTATCGCGCGCGCTGGCGCAATTGA